GGGTGCGGTTACTGGTGGTGTGCGTGCGATTCCGACCTTGGGTTTGCTGACCCTGCTTGGTTTGTGGCTGGGCATTGGCATCGAGGCGCCGTTTATCGCGCTGGTTGTGCTGGCCATTCCGTCTTTGCTGGTCGGCGCGTATTCCGGGGTGGAAGCTATTGACAGTCAAACCCCGCAGGCCGCCCAAGCCATTGGCATGCGCCCCGCGCAGGTTCTGCTCACCGTGGAATTGCCCCTGGCACTGCCCGTTATTGTGGGCGGCATTCGTGCCGCGACGTTGCAGCTGGTTGCCACCACCACGTTGGCGGCCTATACCTCTGATACGGGGCTCGGCCGCTACATATTCTCTGGGCTTAAGACCCGTGATTACGCCGAGATGCTCGGCGGCGCCGTGCTGGTGATTTTGGTTGCGATTATCCTCGAGATTGTCCTCGCTAGATGCCAGCACCTTGCGCGACGAGTTGCATTGCCTGGCGCAATCCCGTGATAACCCCATCGAACTCCCACTTTGCTCCCTACATTTCCTATTCACCACTTTCGAATCTCAAAAGGATGTCCCCATGTTCCGGAAAAACCGCGTGACCGCAGTAGCGGCACTAGCTTTGACCAGTATTTTTGCGCTCACCGCGTGCGGTACCGATAGCAGCCCGTTGGAAGAAGATACCGCGACAAATGGTGGCGGTGATGAGACCATTGTCATTGGTTCGCAGGATTACTATTCCAATGAGATCATCGCCGAAATCTATGCGCAGGCCTTGGAAAACGCTGGCTATGACGTTGACCGCCAGTTCCGGATTGGACAACGTGAGGCCTATTTGCCAGAGATTGAGTCCGGGGAGATTGACCTGTTCCCGGAGTATTCCGGGCCGGTTTTGCAGTACTGGGAGCCAGACACTGAAGCACGCTTGCCGGAGGATGTCTTCGCGGCGCTGGAAGAAGCAGCTCCTGAGGGCCTAAACGTGCTGGAGCAGTCACCAGCCACGGACCAGGATTCCTATGTTGTTACGCGAGAGCTTGCCGATGAATGGTCCCTTTCCACCGTCGCCGACCTTGAAAAAGTCACCGAGCCTTTGACCTTGGGTGCAAACTCCGAGGCAGAAAACCGCCCCAATGGCCCGAAGGGACTTGAGGAAACTTACGGCGTTGAAGTAGGATTTGCGCCGATTGAAGACAGCGGCGGGCCGCTGACGGTCAAGGCGCTGCGCGATGGCGATGTTCAGCTGGCAATCATCTACACCGCTGACCCGTCGATTGAGTCCAACAACCTGGTGTCGCTGGAAGATACCAAGGGCTTGTTCTTGTCATCGAATGTTGTGCCACTGGCCAGCGACAAAGTCGATGAGCAGGCCACCGAGATCATCAATGAGATCTCTGCAGCGATGAGCCCCGAAGACCTGGTGTCTTTGAACAACCGCAGCGTCACCGAGCAGCTTCCGGCCGCCGATATTGCGCAGGACTGGTTGGAAGAAAAGGGCTTGCTTTAAAAGCGCTTGACCAAGACGTAGTGGCCTTCGCGCTCACTGACCTGTTCAAATCCCAAGTGGAGATACAGGCGGTGGGCGCGTTCATTTGCCGCGGCTACCGACAGTGAGAGGCCGGGTGCGCCTTTTTGGCGGGCGAGCTCGGTTGCTGCCTCCAGCAGCGCGGTGCCTATTCCTTCGCCTTTGTAGCGGTTTTCTACCGCCAAGGCGAGCTCCGGGATGCCTTCCTCGACGTGGCCGAAACCGTGGAATTCGTCTGTTCCCCAGTTCAACCAGACTCCGCCGGCGGGGATGCGGCCGCGCCAAGCCACAAACCCGCCCTTGTCTTCATTCCAGCTCTCAAGGTAATAAAGCCAGTCCCGTTCAAACTCGGCGGTGACTTCACCAAATTCATCACCAAAGGTGTCGGTGAGCAGGTTCAAACGTGACAGATAGGTTCGGTCGGATTCGGTTGCTGCAACCAGCAGCAAGTCGTCTTCTGCATGGGAATTCATGCCAATATTTTAGCGCGATAAGAAATATCGCTGGTTAAATCCTCTGCAGGGAAACTTATCGGGGGATAAAGTGAGACCCAGTTTCAACAAGGGGAGGGTTGATAAGTGGGCAAAGCTTTCAGCACGTTCTTGGCTTTAGTGGCGGTGCATGTGTGGGCGACGCACGTGGGTGACTTTATGAGAAACGAGGATGTCAGCGGAGCAGCATGGTTTTTGACCTCTGCATCCGTATTCATCTTCCTTGCCTTGGTCACGGATTATGTGCATGCCGTTTATATGGAGGAATACCGCACGAGTACACGCCGGTTTAAGGTACTCGTCGGCTTTGCTGCTGTTGGGCTCGGCATGGCGATCATTGGCGCGTGGGTGATGCCGTTTGGGTGGAACCCAGTGTGGGTTGCGGTAGTTGGGCTCTTGGTCGGTGTGGTGGCACAGGTAGCCACAGATAAACCCCAACTACCTAGCGGGTTCCGTGTTCCCATTGGGCATAAGAACGGGCGTAGTGCCCGCCGAGGGCGATGAGGGAATCATGGTCGCCGTCCTCAATGATTTCGCCGGCCTCCATGACCAGGATGCGGTCGGCGACGCGGGCTTGATCGAGCCGGTGCGCCACGACCAAGGTGGTGCGGCCGCGGGCGACAGCGCGCGCGGCGGACTCCAAGGCCTCGGCGTGCTCGCTACCTGCTTCGGAGGTTGCCTCGTCCATGATCAGCACTGGGGGCTGGCGCAAAAACATGCGCGCCAAGGAAATCTGCTGGGCTACCTCGGCGCCGACCTCGGGGTTGCCGGCGCCGATTTCGGTGTTGAGCCCCTTGGGCAGCCATCGGTCCCAGGCCGGGGTGTCGTGGCGCAGGCCGACTGTGGACAGTGCTTTGAGCAGTTCATTATCGGTGGCATCAGGTTTGGCCAGCAGCAAGTCATTGCGCAAGGTGCCAGAGAACAAGTGCACATCTTGGGTAATCAGCGCGACGTGCTGGCTGACCCACACGTTGGGAACCGTTGCGGTATCGGTTGTATCCACGATGATCTTGCCGGCGGTGGGGTATTGCAGCCCCGCCACCAGGGCAGCCAGCGTGGACTTGCCGGCACCGGAAGTACCGACCAACGCGGTGGTGGTGCCACCCGCGAGGGTAACTGACACATCTTTGAGCACGTGCGCGCCGCCCGGGTAGGCGTAGCTGAGGTTGTCAATGGTGACAGCAGGTTGTGAGGTGACCTGGGGAAGGTCATCGGTAACAGCGACGTCATCATCCGCAATCTTGGCTAGAGAAACCGCGCGGCCCAGTGCTGTGAGCGCGTGCTGAATATCGCCAGCGGAAAACAGCAGGGTAAACACGTGCATCTCCAAGCGCATGACCAGCAAGACCGCGGCAGCAGCCTGGCCGACGGTGAGCCAGTCCGCGGCCACCATCGGCATAGACATCACCAAGGCACCCAACAGCAAGAAACCAAAGGCGATGCTACCTTGACCCATGATGCGGTTAAACAGCGGCATCCTATCGCCCCAGGCCTGCACCGTCTCCCACGAGACATAGTCCATGCGGCGATGCGCCCAGCGCATCAACCGGAACTGCCGCAGCGTTTCCAATGCGCGGATGGAATCCAGCAGCACGTTATTACGCTTTGCCTCCACCGCGGAGACCACGTTGGTCACGGCCGGAACATCACGAATAACCTGCTTAATCCACGGCC
This region of Corynebacterium casei LMG S-19264 genomic DNA includes:
- a CDS encoding ABC transporter permease gives rise to the protein MNLVTQAWLWLTDSANWVGISGIPNRLVEHITVTFLALLVALIIAVPIGMIIGHTRRGAAVVGAVTGGVRAIPTLGLLTLLGLWLGIGIEAPFIALVVLAIPSLLVGAYSGVEAIDSQTPQAAQAIGMRPAQVLLTVELPLALPVIVGGIRAATLQLVATTTLAAYTSDTGLGRYIFSGLKTRDYAEMLGGAVLVILVAIILEIVLARCQHLARRVALPGAIP
- a CDS encoding ABC transporter substrate-binding protein, which gives rise to MFRKNRVTAVAALALTSIFALTACGTDSSPLEEDTATNGGGDETIVIGSQDYYSNEIIAEIYAQALENAGYDVDRQFRIGQREAYLPEIESGEIDLFPEYSGPVLQYWEPDTEARLPEDVFAALEEAAPEGLNVLEQSPATDQDSYVVTRELADEWSLSTVADLEKVTEPLTLGANSEAENRPNGPKGLEETYGVEVGFAPIEDSGGPLTVKALRDGDVQLAIIYTADPSIESNNLVSLEDTKGLFLSSNVVPLASDKVDEQATEIINEISAAMSPEDLVSLNNRSVTEQLPAADIAQDWLEEKGLL
- a CDS encoding GNAT family N-acetyltransferase, translated to MNSHAEDDLLLVAATESDRTYLSRLNLLTDTFGDEFGEVTAEFERDWLYYLESWNEDKGGFVAWRGRIPAGGVWLNWGTDEFHGFGHVEEGIPELALAVENRYKGEGIGTALLEAATELARQKGAPGLSLSVAAANERAHRLYLHLGFEQVSEREGHYVLVKRF
- a CDS encoding ABC transporter ATP-binding protein — its product is MTHAKPVVREADALAPAGARDMWQFIKSLPSAPKRYQVIATLISIIIAAGAMNIGATVIGQIVDLMTGGSSVLLGTGSDAVSLAMIIFALALIIETVGRALNLFLINTATRRLSIDLRKSALDAVMRAPVPRILELGTGNVITRLSKDIDTTVSTISHTGDRLIVTLVFLPVTAATMVLIHPAYLLLLLITGVLMWPWIKQVIRDVPAVTNVVSAVEAKRNNVLLDSIRALETLRQFRLMRWAHRRMDYVSWETVQAWGDRMPLFNRIMGQGSIAFGFLLLGALVMSMPMVAADWLTVGQAAAAVLLVMRLEMHVFTLLFSAGDIQHALTALGRAVSLAKIADDDVAVTDDLPQVTSQPAVTIDNLSYAYPGGAHVLKDVSVTLAGGTTTALVGTSGAGKSTLAALVAGLQYPTAGKIIVDTTDTATVPNVWVSQHVALITQDVHLFSGTLRNDLLLAKPDATDNELLKALSTVGLRHDTPAWDRWLPKGLNTEIGAGNPEVGAEVAQQISLARMFLRQPPVLIMDEATSEAGSEHAEALESAARAVARGRTTLVVAHRLDQARVADRILVMEAGEIIEDGDHDSLIALGGHYARSYAQWEHGTR